One genomic segment of Brassica napus cultivar Da-Ae chromosome A3, Da-Ae, whole genome shotgun sequence includes these proteins:
- the LOC106440441 gene encoding adenine phosphoribosyltransferase 3 has protein sequence MSGNKQEEDPRINGIKTKIRVVPDFPKKGIMFQDITTVLLDPKAFKDTIDLFVERYRDKNISVVAGIEARGFLFGPPIALAIGAKFVPLRKPKKLPGETIFEEYELEYGNDRLEMHVGAVEAGDRALVVDDLIATGGTLCAAINLLERVGAEVVECACVIELPELKGRQRLKGKPLCMLVEYR, from the exons ATGTCGGGAAACAAGCAAGAAGAGGATCCTCGTATCAACGGAATCAAAACTAAGATCCGTGTCGTTCCAGATTTTCCCAAGAAAG GAATAATGTTTCAAGACATAACAACAGTGTTGTTGGATCCGAAAGCCTTCAAAGATACAATTGATCTGTTTGTTGAGAGATACAGAGACAAGAACATCTCAGTGGTTGCAG GAATAGAGGCTCGTGGTTTCCTGTTCGGTCCACCAATAGCGTTAGCCATCGGAGCAAAGTTCGTTCCTCTCCGTAAACCCAAGAAATTGCCAG GTGAAACGATATTTGAAGAATACGAGTTGGAGTACGGGAATGACCGGCTAGAGATGCACGTAGGAGCCGTTGAGGCTGGAGACCGAGCTTTGGTAGTTGATGATCTAATTGCGACCGGTGGTACTCTCTGTGCTGCCATTAACTTGCTCG AGAGGGTTGGGGCAGAAGTTGTGGAATGTGCATGCGTGATCGAGTTACCCGAATTAAAG GGAAGGCAGAGACTCAAGGGGAAGCCACTATGCATGCTTGTGGAGTACAGATGA
- the LOC106444492 gene encoding 14 kDa proline-rich protein DC2.15, whose translation MVSKSSTTISLIIIFLIFSLAEADLFLSPSPGFGTCPRDPLQLGVCANVLGLANVIAGDTRARPCCSAITGLTNVQVADCLCFVFRPLPLVYGIDKAVRTIFFACNMVFPIGFQCPPPPVSSP comes from the coding sequence atggtctcAAAGAGCTCAACCACCATTAgcctcatcatcatcttcctcatcttcaGCCTCGCTGAGGCTGACCTCTTTCTCTCGCCTTCACCGGGCTTTGGTACGTGTCCTAGAGATCCATTGCAACTTGGTGTATGCGCCAATGTCCTTGGCCTAGCCAATGTCATTGCTGGCGACACcagagcacggccgtgttgcaGTGCTATCACTGGCCTTACGAACGTCCAAGTAGCCGATTGCCTCTGCTTTGTCTTCAGGCCACTTCCTTTGGTTTACGGTATCGATAAGGCCGTTAGAACAATATTTTTCGCTTGTAATATGGTTTTTCCTATTGGCTTTCAGTGTCCACCACCACCAGTATCTAGCCCTTAA
- the LOC125589929 gene encoding proline-rich extensin-like protein EPR1, producing MDPKYSPTALALFFALTIFLSGHTEANRPTRPRAPPPPPPKPRAAPTSPPRASPVSPPRMPPTSLPRTPPMSPPRSVPTVPPQTQPVFPTRIPPNSPPRGTPVSPPTIPSRTPLVSPSRTPPMSPPRASPVSPPKTPPTSPPSTSPVSPPKSSPTAAPQTPSMSPPKIPPTSPPRAPPVSPPRSPPMISPLAPPVSPPKTSPTSSPRLPPASPPKNSPMIPPQTPPVSPPRTPSTSPLSAPPVYPPRNPPTIPPVSLPRIPPVIPPVSLPPVSLPRTPPMSPPSTPPTISPQTPPTSPPRSPPMSPPRIPPTVSPQTPPLSPPITPSTAPPRAPPMSPPRTPPISPPLAPLMSPSGSPPTFPPKAPPISPPEAPPTSPTLVPPVSPPRRPPTAPPQTSPMSPPRMPPTSTPRAPPVSPPELPPAVPPQRVPPVSPPTSPPRAPPVPLPRSPPPPPPSLLGICPRRIGPQLRICENILSIMDRIIGIGSVQACCSILRNLSDADALACLCESARAPRGSLPPNISTLFRNCGRGSSTPPGFTCP from the exons ATGGATCCAAAATATTCACCAACAGCCTTAGCTCTCTTCTTTGCACTCACCATCTTCCTCTCAGGCCACACTGAAGCCAATAGACCAACTCGCCCCCGTGcacctccacctccaccaccaaAGCCAAGAGCGGCACCAACTTCTCCTCCTCGTGCATCACCAGTTTCTCCGCCAAGAATGCCACCAACCTCTCTTCCGCGTACACCACCAATGTCTCCACCGAGGAGTGTACCAACGGTTCCTCCACAAACACAACCAGTGTTTCCAACAAGAATACCACCAAATTCTCCTCCTCGTGGAACACCAGTGTCTCCCCCAACGATCCCGTCACGAACACCTCTTGTGTCTCCGTCAAGAACACCACCAATGTCTCCTCCACGTGCATCACCAGTGTCCCCGCCAAAAACACCACCAACCtctcctccaagtacatcaccAGTGTCTCCGCCAAAAAGTTCACCAACAGCTGCTCCACAAACACCATCAATGTCTCCACCAAAAATACCACCAACCTCTCCTCCACGTGCACCACCAGTGTCTCCGCCTAGGAGTCCGCCGATGATTTCTCCACTAGCACCACCTGTTTCTCCGCCAAAAACGTCACCAACCTCTTCTCCACGTTTACCACCAGCGTCTCCACCAAAAAATTCACCAATGATTCCTCCACAAACACCACCTGTTTCGCCACCGAGAACTCCATCAACCTCTCCTCTGAGTGCACCACCCGTGTATCCGCCAAGGAACCCGCCAACAATTCCACCAGTATCTCTTCCAAGAATACCACCAGT AATACCACCAGTCTCTCTTCCACCAGTATCTCTTCCAAGAACACCACCAATGTCTCCGCCAAGTACACCACCAACAATTTCTCCACAAACACCACCGACCTCTCCTCCACGATCACCACCCATGTCACCGCCTAGGATTCCACCAACGGTTTCTCCACAAACACCTCCATTGTCTCCACCTATAACACCATCAACAGCTCCTCCGCGAGCACCACCTATGTCTCCTCCAAGAACACCACCAATCTCTCCGCCGCTTGCACCACTGATGTCTCCGTCAGGAAGCCCACCAACATTTCCTCCAAAGGCACCACCTATATCTCCACCAGAAGCACCACCAACCTCTCCTACGCTTGTACCACCTGTGTCTCCACCAAGACGTCCACCAACAGCTCCTCCACAAACATCACCAATGTCTCCGCCAAGAATGCCACCAACTTCTACTCCACGGGCACCACCGGTCTCTCCACCAGAACTTCCACCAGCTGTTCCTCCACAAAGAGTACCACCAGTGTCTCCACCAACTTCTCCACCACGTGCACCACCGGTACCTTTGCCAAGGTCCCCGCCACCACCTCCACCTTCTCTGCTTGGAATATGCCCCCGTAGGATTGGCCCCCAATTAAGAATATGTGAAAATATCCTAAGTATTATGGATCGTATTATAGGAATTGGAAGTGTGCAGGCATGTTGTTCTATCCTCCGTAACCTGTCTGATGCTGATGCACTTGCTTGCTTGTGTGAGTCAGCTAGAGCACCACGTGGAAGTCTCCCTCCTAATATCAGCACACTCTTCAGGAATTGTGGCCGCGGTTCCAGTACTCCTCCAGGCTTCACTTGCCCATGA